A window of Thermodesulfobacteriota bacterium genomic DNA:
TCTACGTCGTAGAGAATGCGGTAGTCTCCGGCCCGAACCCGGTAACGGCGGGAGCCGCCGAAGAGCTTTTCACACCCAGGGGGTCGAGGCTCGCGGGCAAGCGCCTGGATGCGAGCGAAGAGCCGGGCTCGCGTGGCTCGGTCGCCGATGTCCTGGATGTCGCGCTCGGCCGAGCGGGTGAGCTCGACGCTATAGGAGGCCACGGGCCCGGAAGTCGGTCATCACGTCGGCCAGGGGCCGGGTGGGCTCGCCTGCGCGCTCCTCGAATGTAGCCAGGTCGTGGAGGTCTTCGGCCAGGTGCTCGTGGAGGAGCTCGTTGACCACCTCGGAAAGGCTCCGGTGGATTTCGCCCGCGCGCGCCTTGAGCGCTGCCAAGACCTCGGGCTCGAAGTCGATCTGCACGGATTCGGTCATGGGGTTGCCCTCTCGATCTCTCCCCCCCTCGTTTCTACCTCACCAGCTTCACTAGCCGCCACCCAATCCGCATGCGCTTGACGACGGCCGCGATCCACGCGGCCTCGTCTTGTTGTTGAGGCGGGCTCCCGCCGGTGATCATTTGCCAGCCCGGCGGTAGCTCTGCCCTCCTCACGCCCGGCTCCCACCCTCCATCCCCGCCGAGCCCGACATGCGTTGCTCCTTGGCCAACTCGGAGACCCGTGCGATGACGTCGTAGGGGTCGAGCCAGGGTGCGCCGAGAGCCGCGATGAGGGCTGCAGCGGCTTCGGGGGCAGTAAGTGGCCGACGGGGATCGCGGGTTGCAGCCGGATAGGTCGCGCCTTTCGGAAGCACTTCGACGACCTCGGCGTCGGGCGGTGGTGGAGGGCCCTCCTTTAGCTGGACCAGGTCTGTGGCCATTCGCTTGCCGGTGAGAAGCCATTCGACGCTCACGCCAGCGAACTGAGCGATACGGTAGGCCGTCTCGCTCTTCGGTGCCGGATCCCCCTCCTTGAGCCCTTGAAGCGTTGTGGGTGCCACCCCGGCATCAATCGCGAACTGCC
This region includes:
- a CDS encoding helix-turn-helix transcriptional regulator, producing MDRIFPGLSARLASLVERKAGGNWRQFAIDAGVAPTTLQGLKEGDPAPKSETAYRIAQFAGVSVEWLLTGKRMATDLVQLKEGPPPPPDAEVVEVLPKGATYPAATRDPRRPLTAPEAAAALIAALGAPWLDPYDVIARVSELAKEQRMSGSAGMEGGSRA
- a CDS encoding CopG family transcriptional regulator, with the protein product MTESVQIDFEPEVLAALKARAGEIHRSLSEVVNELLHEHLAEDLHDLATFEERAGEPTRPLADVMTDFRARGLL
- a CDS encoding type II toxin-antitoxin system RelE/ParE family toxin gives rise to the protein MASYSVELTRSAERDIQDIGDRATRARLFARIQALAREPRPPGCEKLFGGSRRYRVRAGDYRILYDVDDGLRIVAVVKVGHRREVYR